Proteins co-encoded in one Kribbella qitaiheensis genomic window:
- a CDS encoding ABC transporter ATP-binding protein, whose protein sequence is MIGMEGNEHAQDSVVVATDLERTYGEGDTAVHALRGVSVQIEAGKLTAVMGPSGSGKSTLMHILAGLDKPTPGSVLIAGTEITTLGDDALTKLRREHIGFIFQFFNLLPMLTARENIVLPLTIAGEKPDPEYFDELIARVGLADRLTHRPAELSGGQQQRVAIARALVSRPTVIFADEPTGNLDSRTSNEILQLMRGSVDSYGQTTVMVTHDARAAAMADRVLFLADGEIVKETGRTTQGEILQIIDSLDLQ, encoded by the coding sequence ATGATCGGCATGGAGGGGAACGAGCACGCACAGGATTCTGTGGTGGTTGCCACCGACCTGGAGCGGACGTACGGCGAGGGCGACACGGCTGTGCACGCGCTGCGGGGAGTCAGCGTGCAGATCGAGGCCGGCAAGCTGACGGCGGTGATGGGGCCGTCCGGCTCGGGCAAGTCGACCTTGATGCACATCCTGGCCGGGCTGGACAAGCCCACCCCGGGCTCGGTGCTGATCGCCGGTACCGAGATCACCACGCTCGGCGACGACGCACTGACCAAGCTGCGCCGCGAACACATCGGCTTCATCTTCCAGTTCTTCAACCTGCTGCCGATGCTCACCGCGCGCGAGAACATCGTGCTGCCGCTGACCATCGCCGGCGAGAAGCCCGACCCGGAGTACTTCGACGAGCTGATCGCCCGGGTCGGACTCGCGGACCGGCTCACGCATCGCCCGGCGGAACTGTCCGGGGGCCAGCAGCAACGGGTCGCGATCGCCCGCGCCCTGGTGTCGCGGCCGACGGTGATCTTCGCGGACGAGCCGACCGGCAACCTGGACTCCCGCACCAGCAACGAGATCCTGCAACTGATGCGTGGCTCGGTCGACTCCTACGGCCAGACGACGGTGATGGTGACTCACGACGCCCGGGCGGCCGCGATGGCCGACCGCGTCCTGTTCCTGGCCGACGGGGAGATCGTCAAGGAGACCGGCCGGACCACCCAGGGCGAGATCCTGCAGATCATCGACTCGCTGGACCTGCAATGA
- a CDS encoding helix-turn-helix transcriptional regulator → MSYRADPVTGTMAAGLAGRFVWEVPVLDALGLDDSEELAYRALVEVPSYDAAGLAERLSCHPLDAARSLAALETLGLAARSSSGTDRYVASPPSVALAALAVQREEALRRAQREIETLTEVYRGTDTDRSVSDVVDVVRGPKAVGQRFTQLQMSAREEVLGFVKSDIAVVAPEENTAEDAAVTRGVRYQVLIERSSFDRPGYFAIASDSIQAGEEVRVVPELPIRLLIVDRRIALVELLSESERSIGALIVHRSGMLDALLALFDRLWRDGIPLMLGADGKVEGPRSGVPELDARILGLLLAGLTDQAVANQLGLSMRTVQRRVRALMDRVSADTRLQLGFHAARNGWL, encoded by the coding sequence ATGTCGTACCGGGCAGATCCGGTTACTGGCACGATGGCGGCAGGCCTGGCCGGCCGCTTCGTCTGGGAGGTACCTGTGCTGGACGCGCTCGGACTCGACGACTCCGAGGAGCTCGCCTACCGGGCGCTCGTCGAGGTGCCATCGTACGACGCCGCCGGTCTCGCCGAGCGGCTGAGCTGCCATCCGCTCGACGCGGCCAGATCACTGGCCGCGCTCGAGACTCTCGGCCTCGCCGCCCGCTCGAGCAGTGGCACCGACCGGTACGTCGCCTCGCCTCCCTCGGTGGCGCTCGCTGCGCTCGCAGTACAGCGGGAAGAAGCGTTGCGGCGGGCCCAGCGCGAGATCGAGACGCTGACCGAGGTCTATCGCGGGACCGACACCGACCGCTCTGTGAGTGATGTCGTCGACGTCGTGCGCGGCCCCAAGGCCGTCGGGCAGCGCTTCACCCAGCTACAGATGTCCGCTCGCGAGGAGGTCCTCGGCTTCGTCAAGTCGGACATCGCGGTGGTCGCGCCGGAGGAGAACACGGCCGAGGACGCGGCCGTCACCCGAGGCGTCCGGTACCAGGTGCTGATCGAACGCAGCTCCTTCGACCGGCCGGGATACTTCGCGATCGCGTCCGACTCGATCCAGGCGGGTGAAGAGGTCCGGGTGGTGCCCGAGCTGCCGATCCGGCTGCTGATCGTCGACCGGCGGATCGCGCTCGTGGAGTTGCTGTCGGAGTCCGAGCGCAGCATCGGCGCTCTGATCGTGCACCGCAGCGGCATGCTCGATGCCCTGCTCGCCCTGTTCGACCGGCTCTGGCGGGATGGGATCCCGCTGATGCTCGGCGCCGACGGCAAGGTCGAAGGACCCCGATCCGGGGTTCCGGAGCTGGACGCCCGCATTCTCGGCCTCCTGCTGGCCGGCCTCACCGACCAGGCGGTCGCCAATCAGCTCGGCCTCTCGATGCGCACCGTGCAACGCCGGGTCCGGGCCTTGATGGACCGCGTCTCGGCCGACACCCGCCTCCAGCTCGGTTTCCACGCCGCCCGCAACGGCTGGCTCTGA